Within Sphaerodactylus townsendi isolate TG3544 linkage group LG05, MPM_Stown_v2.3, whole genome shotgun sequence, the genomic segment gggagggaggtggaagggtggcatgcaagggaaggggaaggaggggtcccatttttattgtatcattggaatattccattttatattgatactcttcttcattcattttcaaacaatacatttccccctttccccctcccccttgtattttcttcacagttttatcaaacagcagtaagttcattttttgtaatctcttctcccatatctcctcattgactctagcttctttcatccagtccgcctatattgtccatgtcttcaaaatttcgctctgtttatcttgccacagtttattttttgttattatttcaaaaacgtccagtgtcacttgttcccagatatattccaaccatttctggattgtccattttttcttttctttccagcctaaagctattgttgcatgtgctgctttgatcattattttatacatgtagctatatttttttatcgGTTAGCACCCTATCGACGCTGAAGGTATATCACAGTGAGCGTAAAGGGTTGAAAATCCTTTCTTCCCCACAATGCAGAGATCATAAACTGTGGAAAGCCACCTTGTGCTTGGAAAGAGGCACCTGCTAAGCCGAGATGGAAGGGATGTCTAGGCTTAAAGACATCATCATAAGAGAGGTCAATGAGCACAGATGTCTAGATTGTCCACTGAcaatttttccctccattttttcactTTGGAGCAGATTGGAGCGCCCCCTGCTGTTATCTTTAATACACAGGCATTTATAGGAATTGTCGGTCTTGACTCTTCTTCCCCAATTAGATGGCCCCATATATTCTTAAGTGACCACATTACCCTAAAGACAATGCTATAGAGTTTGTTATATGCTCAAGTTATAGATGTAGACTGTAAGGGTAAAGTGACTGTAAAGCACTTGACAAAGCAATCTGGCAGGTGCGGCCTTGTCCATGCTTCGAACGAAGCCCTCCTGAAAACCCTATTTTACCTCATGTCCTGTGGTGAAGGAAAAGCAGGAGTCAGCACGGTGTACAGGTTATAATGTCAGGGcaggatctgagagatccaagttcaaatccccagccTGCTATGGAAACTCCCTGAATGAACCTGGGCTagtcttagaagaagagtttggatttatatcccccctttctctcctgtaggagactcaaaggggcttacaatcaccttgcccttcccccctcataacaaacaccctgtgaggtgggtggggctgagagagctccgagaagctgtgactagcccaaggtcacccagctggcgtgtgtgggagtgcacaggctaatctgaattccccagataagcctccacagctcaggcggcagagctgggaatcaaacccggttcctccagattagatacacgagctcttaacctcctacgccactgctgctccttagtctcagccttgcctacctctcAGGTTGTGGGTTGTGAtggggaaatggaggaaaggagaaccatgTGTGGATCCCCATTTGCGAGAAAAACTGAGTAAATATCTATAACTAACAAATAAATTGTTATTTCAGAAAGTGCCAGGAACTGTTGCTGGAGCAGGCTCTTAAAACACGGTGCAATTGATCCCAGGGCAAAACTGCCAGCAACCTGCTGCATTGCcaaaaaacatttatttgcttGAAGTGATTCTAGGATTTCATAGTGATCCAGACATGAACAAAACTGGTCCAACTTGAACAATAGCAAGAGAACAAGTCTAACAAGATTATTGTTCCCTTCTGAAAAATCTCTGCGCTTTACTTGGGAAGTTTCTTAGGATAGTAaggttttctaaaatgtaaatacACTTTTCAGAAATCAGCAGTTAAATGAGcccttgccaccactgctgatgGCGGAGAGGACTCCAATCACCACAGCAGAGGAAAGGCCAAAGAACAGCCATCCTCTTTGGCTATCCTGACTGCAGGCATTTGACAACTCCAGCAGCCAGCAGCTGAGTGCTGCTGTGTGTATCGATGCAATTTTGGTTTTGGTTTGCCTCTCTGAAcatatgaattgggaagaaaagtaaGCAGCTCTTGAAGGCAGCAGCTGGTTCTGTTGCGTCTGACttgcactagatcaggggtcagcaacctttaccacccaaagagacatttggacccgttttccacagtcccgaagatctacggagccacctccggtttggcccctccactcaccattccttccagcgctgggaggcggaggcgccgggcagggaaaccccctctgcccgatggagcaggcgggtgcctgctctgtggggcagaaggGGATGGTGGCCATGGCCTGTCTGGTGCCGCCACCTCTCGCGCTGTGAGAGGTagcggtgccaggcagggaaccccctctgcccgatggagcaggcagtcgcctgctccgtggggcagagggggaatggcggctgcggggatagCAGAGAGGTGATGGCGGCTTGttttggagggacatgcccacactaccctccgacctcctggggtcggagggtagcgtgggcgtgttcctccagagcagcgctggaaggagagatgaggggaggggatgcaaaaagcagtgccctcatgcatggagccgcctctggttcagcccctcgactcacctttccttccagcgctgctctggagggctggagagacacacccatgctaccctccgacctccaggccacgtggagccacagtataaggctgaaagagctgcaagcggctccagagccgctggttgcaaacccctgcactAGATTCTTTCTCACCTTGAAAATTATCCTGGAAATGGGAATTCGCTAAGTATTTTAATCGATTCCAGGAGAATAAATGCCCACTATTTTTGAAGACGAGCCagagtgtaatggttaagagcagcagactctaatctggacagctgagtttgattccccattcctccgcaaGAACCCTACTGCGCCAGTCACGATTTTTTCCCGAAGTCTCTCGgcccatgcagagacaggcaatggcaaagtacatctaaacatctcttgccttcaaaactgtCAGGGTCACTATAAACCAGCTGAAACTTGATATGCGCACACACGTTTTTGAAGTGCATGGGGATAGAAAAGGAAGCCCTTTGCAAAAGGGACAGGCTGGCTTTGATATTTTTCTCCTTGATCTTTGCGATGGCTTATATTATGTACGTTTGGGAGCGCTTTCAAGTTGCTAACAACCtatgatgaccccagcaaggggccttcaaggcaagtgagaagaggtGGTtcacaattgccttcctctgcagttttcCTCCCATCTGAGTACCGACTCTGCATAGTTTTCCTCCCATCTGAGTACCGACTCTTAGCTTCTGAGCCCTGACGAGGctaggctataccatgctgccttctctcccaagGACTTATCTAACCCATGCGAAAAGATCAGTTCTTTTGCTTTCTAATGAATACCATATTCTCAAGAGGGTAGTCCAGATTCTTTGTTATGTTTTTCTTTTCATGACATTCAATCAGGCATGACCTTAAGAAACCAGCTAAGGGCATAATAGGGTTAGATTTAGATTCAGatttaggctctttccgcacatgcagaataatgcactttcaatccactttcaatgcacttgcagctggatttcactgtgcggaatagcaaaatccacttgcaaactgttgtgaaagtggactcaaagtcagtggtggggtccaaaaattttagtaacaggttcccatggtggtgggattcaaacagtggcgtagtgccaatggggctggcgggacacgacgggggtgtggctgggcacaacaggggcgaggcattaataatttctctgttactggaaaaaactcttactgtaaaaaaaaagttcctaatttccagctggtatctttctgtccataatttaaactcattctagcaagtcctatcgtctactgccaacagaaacaactacttctcctctcattgactgcctgtcaaatacttaatactttcaaatacttcattttgtttctagacatcaaaagaaggagactttccttaaacaaggaactttaccatatttctaaaacatgtttttaaaacagcccaacagggagaattatcccgttttctaccttctctaaccagccacataggaaacaacaggactttatgatttttggacctaatggaatttctaacggaaaagcagacccaattagtaaccttctctcggcacacacaaataattagtaatccactatcgggaactggtgagaacctgctggatcccacctctgctgaaagtgtattattctgcatgtgtggaaggggccttagagctgCTGTGTGGACTCCAAATGGGCCTGCACACTGGTATGAGAATTTCTCCTCTCCTGGTCCAACAACCCCTTTTATACATTCTAGTATTCTGATCTAGAGCACCACCCTTGAAATGGTTTTCAGCTATTCATCTTAATTAACTTACTGACCAGTCACCTTCCTGAAAGGAGCTCTAATGCGATTTGGCAGCTCAGCTGCTAAAACGTTTGCCTTGTTTTTCCTTGACGGCTCCGAACGTCGTTCCCAAAACTTCCATGACGAAACAAGCTCTTGCTATGTAAAATGCTTCGCAGTATTTATTGTTTGCCGTCACAGCCCGTCGTAGAGGCTGGAATCTGAGCTGTATTGTATTTCTACATTTCCTGCTTCATTAACTTCTACTTTTGAACAAAGTAGAAAccagttgttgtgggctttccgggctatgaggtcgtggtctggtagatcttgttcttaacgtttcgcctgcatctgtggctggcatcttcagaggtgtatcacagagagaagtgtgttacacactgtgatacgcctctgaagatgccagtcacagatgcaggcgaaaagttaggaacaagatctaccagaccacggccacacagcccggaaagcccacaaaaaccagttgagtctggccatgaaagcctttgacaaagtaGAAACCGACCCTGTATTGTCCCAAATCCACAACGACCCCTTGGATTCCTCCATCTAGTATGTTAGAAGGATGTTTAGCCTGCCCTTTTCAACAAGAGCACATCCCACCATGCAGGGATCCCCAGTAAACATTTTCCATGTCCCAGTATTTGTCTTTAACCACATTACAGTCACTACCCGTTCATACCAAGGCAGCTGTCTTAAGTGGCACTATCCAAACAGCAGCCAAAGTATTTAGGAAAACATGTCATTCAAGAGTAGAGGCATTGAGATAGTGTCAAGCTGGGATCCCCCTTCTCCACTGAACAAATGTTTCTAGGTTGGGACCAGCCGTGGAAGCAACCACCTCCTCCATGGGCCTACATGAGGAACCTGGAGAGATCTTCTTTGATTTCCGCTTCATCCCAAGGGCCGTGGATATTGTTTTTGAAGAGCTGCAGCCTGATGAGGCAATAAGGGCACAGGCATGAAATGGAGACCAGCAGGAGGGCGAAGAGGACCGCGCCAACGCTGGAGATGGTCAGCAGACCCAGCAGAGCAAACGTGGCGAAGAGCAAAGTGAGGACCACATAGCAGTGCGGGGTCTGGGCTTTGAGTTTCTTCTGCAACATGGGCCAGAGGGCAAAGATCTGGATAGCAAAGGTCACCATGACGAAGGCGTGCAGGGACCGGGGCAGCCGGGAGGCCAAACAGACAGAGGCGAAGATGGCCATGTTGAGCGAGAGGGTGCTGGACACAATGGCAGCGTTGGCCCCGTAGTCGAAAAAGATCAGGTGTCCAAGGAGCATGAAGGCAGACATGGCGTAAATGGTGTCGGTGCTGATGGACTCCGTCAAAGTCTTCAACACTGGGGAGAAGCCGTAGGTGAAGGCCACAAAGACGATGGAGCTCTTCAGATCCGCCCATCGAGTCCGCCCGCTCTCGCTCCTCCCTGCTCCCGAGTCGATGGCATCGAAGACGACGTAGCCCACGAGGGAGGAGGCCAGCCCAGCCCCAAATAACCACTGAGGAGCCAGCAGCCCTACATCCATGTACCACCAGATGACGACAAAGACGCAAACGCTGCACAGCTGCTGGATCATCACTCCGGACTCAAACACTACAGCCTTGTACTGGTACTTGCGCGCGTGGATGTTCTTGCGCAGCTTCTCCAGGAAGCTCTGGTCCACGTAGTTATCGGGAAACGACTGCTTCTTGTAGAGCACCTTCTGCCAGTGCTGCCTTGGGTTCCGATCCAGCTGCAGAGAGGGCATGCTTCCAGCCCAGGCAGCTTCTTCAAGGAAGACAAACCAATCTGGCACAAGGTGCCACCGGACTCCTGTCTAATTTTGCCTTCTTTGTAACTGACTCTTGTCTGTGAGgctgaaacacacacaaaatatacatGGTGGTAAGTGTTTCACACCAGGAGCTTCTGCAGATAGTCACATACGCTTCACTAGGAAAGCCAGTCTCCAGGTAGGGACTGGGAATCccccagaacaggggtctgcaacctgcggctctccagatgtacatggactacaattcccatcagcccctgccagcacggccaattggccacagtggcagggactgatgggaattgtagtccataaacatctggagagccgcaggttgcagactcctgccccaGAATTACAggccatctccagactacaaagatcagacccccctggagaaaatggatgctaagGAGGAGAagagtcggatttatatcccccctttctctcctgtaaaaaactcaaaggggcttacaaactcctttcccttcccccctcacaacaaacaccctgtgagataggtgtggctgagagagctccgaaaagctgtgactagcccaagatcacccagctggcatgtgctggagtacacagactaatcttagttccccagataagcctccacagctcaagtggcagagcagggaatcaaacctggttctccagattagagcgcacctgctcttaaccactatgccactgctgctctctttggcATCGTATCCCCCAAAgtccctgacctcctcaggctccatccccagatttccaggagagtctcaacttggatctggcaatctTACCCCCACTGGTGAACAggggaacttggcaaccctaaccagacTTTTGCACATtactaccattaaaaaaaacattttaaaatgccacaaggacCACTCGCAGTATAATGTCAAGAACaagaccagaccacggccacacagcccggacaacccacaaccagctgaatccggtgGTAaacgccttcaacaatacattggatcTGGTAacccccttacccccccccccccatcttctgccAGTAGCTGgaggcacctggcaaccctatgtcaccccagccaaaagaaaaacaaataacccccccccccacacacacacacacaaagaagccAAGGGGCGTTACTGCTCGTGTGAACTATCCCGTTTGCCCACACGCTGCAAAAAGCAATGGGAAAAAGCAAGAATCCGGTGTGTTAGAGGGATGTTTAGCCCGGTCTTTCCCTGAGGAGCTGCAaaattaagaggtttggggtgggggcttcCTTGCATAAGCTTCAAgagcagcccctgctggcaacGCTGCGGCACAGCGCGAGGCCAGACGAACTGCAAAAAACGCCCCGCGCAAGAGCGCCGAAACCCCTTACAGCAGCAGCTTCACCTGTGCGATTTCCACCTTCGGGAAGGCCGCGCGGCCGGCAACCCTCCACCGAACGGGTTGGACAAGCGACGCAGGCCTGCGCCACGCGGGAGCCGGAGGGAGGCCCGTGCTTTCCTGCCGAGCAGCCGCCATCTGCTGGGCGAGGCTGTCCGCGGGAGGCGAAGGCGGGCACAGGCGGAGGAGGCGGAAGAGATTTCCCGGGCAAGCCTCGCCACGCTTCCCTTGAACGAAGAGGGGTTTACTTCCGAGTAGACCCGCTTCAGGGCTCCCGTATGGTTCAGTTTTATTAACGTTGCTAAAGACACGGCGGCAGGTCTAAAGATCACGATCAAATACatcatctcccccctccttttatttCTTAGAAATCACTTAAAAgttctctagagcacaggtgtcaaactcgcggcccttcagatgttatggactacagttcccatcatgatgctggcaggggatgatgggagctgtagtccacaacatctggaggggcacgagttcgacacctatggcagtggtggtgaacctatggcactccagatgttcatggactacaattcccatcagcccctgccagcatgcccaattggcaggggctgatgggaattgtagtccatgaacatctggagtgccataagttcgccaccactgctctagaggattCCTCGCATGAGCTTTTTGGTGGCATTGTGGTTGTTACTGAGGTGTTTTGGGTGTTTTTGGGTGGTGGTCTGTTGGACCAGCGGACACAGCAGGCTTGGCCACcatttttcaccccccccccccaaaactggaTCTTGAAGCTCCACAGGGAACGACTTCTGGCGACCCCCAgtggggctttccaggcaagagatgctcagaggtggtctgccattcagaggtggtttgccatcgcctgcctctttGTCAGGCTCCTGGTatcctttggaggtctcccatccaaatacaagccaGGATCGGGGCTGAGgatgtggctggtccaaggtcatccagcataGCGCCggcggggattcgaacctggtcaGACACCTCAGCCAttgcaccattctggctctccttAATGCAATAGGGGTTTTCAAAAAGCTATCTGCATTTGCCTGGAACATAATTTAACACTGATTATATTGCCTTGGATGCAATGGCTCATGCATGGAAGGTGCAGGGAGTGTTCTAGCattcctctcctttccttcagccccttccaattgctGGGAAAATCACTCCCTGATCTGTGGCAAAACAGGATAGCGAGTTGGAAGTAGTGAGATGATATCTGTGTGTGTGATAATTGCTTCTCGTTCCTCTATCACAAGCATGGGGGAGAGGGAACAGGCAATTTCATCTGctttattattttatacatttgtttATTGGGTTTATTAGACTGTTTCTTCCCATTTGCACTTGCACGGAGCTGTTTACATCATTTCCTCCATATAATAAATCAGTTAAAATGTGTAATAAATTGGCTAAAATATCATATAACAACATGCTTCCCTCTTAACTCCAGCTTCTGAACCACCAAAGCCCCATGACCCATGGgctacaatggccaaattaaAATTTTTTTGTAAACAGACAGTctaaacaagagtttgatgagaaactGAAACTGTGTTTCTTATATGAGGCCAAATCGATTATATAAGAagaataataatagtaagaatCTTAATTTATTATTAAGACATCAGTAACTGCTTATTAGATACTTATTCCTGTTTTGGAACTGAAGGTTAGAaggtaacaaattttaaaactacgtaatgttctctctgaatgatattagtgttgtaattctaagatccaatgtgttagagttAATACATATATAGTTTCTGggtaactatttttttctttctgcattttcttttctgtttttaaataatatttgagaaaattaataaaaatattgggtttaaaaaaaaaccaatctcATGACCCCAACAATGATCTTTCTGGGAGTTGGCAAGGTTTTTCACAAGTAGCAAAAAATATGGGGAACTCTTTGTCATCTCTGGACAGAGCTAAGTTCAGACCATCAAGCCAACTAATTCACTGCAAAGGACTATGATGTCCTGGCAGAATGCACTTCACTGGGCGTCAGACTTGCTCTCCTCCCGATGAACAAAAAGTATTGTGGCACCACAAAAGGAAAGTAGCACGTTTATTGTACTGGAGCTAAATGCTGAATAAATAATGTGCTGAATTAGGGTTTCAGAGAAGCTTGAATTGGATTCGGCGAGGGCTTAAACAAACACACTGTCGTGAATAGCCACTGTGCTTTTGAGGTTTTGCCTACAAAAGTGACATGCCATAATGCTTGAATGTCGTGCCCCTTTAACACCAATGCCCGCAGGGTCTttttcccccctcgctccgtctGTACTAAAGCAAGCTTGCATGCAGTGACAGCTGCATGGATTTTTCCCGGATGCCTGCACATACCTACTCCTATTGCCAGGGCTTCCGCCTGCTATCTCCCGATCTCTTGACTCCCTCCTTCCATCAGCAACCCCCAGCTGGGCTGGACTGGCTGTAATCCAAAGAAAAGGGTCTCAGATCCCTTGCTGTTCCAACCGAACCGCTGAAGTAGCAAAGGCTGAAGACTTTTCCTGTTAAAATGTTTCTAGCTTGCTCAGAGGTTCCCAATTAGAATGAGGAGATGCCTTCAGCCAATGTCACCGCTGCccctaacacagtggttctcaaccttcctaatgccgcgtccctttaatacagttcctcgtgttgtggtgacccccaaccacaacattatttgtgtctcggttcctaagaccatcggaaatatgtgttttccgatggtcttaggcgacccctgtgaaagggtcgttcgacccccccaaaggaGTTGAGACCCGCTGCCCTAACAGACCCTTTTTGATTAGTGCCAGGCACAGGAGAAAAGCCTGATAAAAAGAAGGCTCAGAACAGCTGAGCAAACCAAGGACCACTGGGGTGAAAGTGTCTCCGCCCCAGTCCTGGAACCCCAACCAGACCCACATGCTGCTTgtgctaagacagtggtggcgaacctatggtacgggtgccagaggtggcactcagagccctctctgtgggcatacgcaaacagagtcccccccccccccatctaggctggcctgggccgctgggctcaattattagcattaaacctaagacctagttttggggaagcagtgtaggtaaccctgttaagcgctgttaaatcccactgattttcatgcgaactaatgtgtgatcctttacctgggagtaagctcggttgctggcaatggggcttgcttctgagtaaatccttttagggtcgtgattcacccattggaagagttgcatggttgcttcaaagcaaagccaccgactaccaccaagcttactcccaagcaacacacgccttggagccaacctaaactaaaaccttggagccaccctaaactaaaacctcagtatccaggttaaactggcatgttggcactttgcgataaataagtggattgtgggttgcaatttgggcactcggtcctgaaaaggttcgccatcactgtgctaagaACTGGCCCTCCGTGGCGTGCGCATCCCCAAAAGAAACCGAACAAgccttttactgcattgtcttctgcCTTGTAGCCCAGTTTCTGCACGGTGGCAGCTTTGCTATAATTTGCACTGTTGTCTAACATTTGTAATCCTAGCCCTGGTGCCTTGTTTACTGGATGCTCCCTGTTGGAATTTTCTATATGTCGTAGTCTGAGTCTCGGCGAGAAAGACGGGCTGTAAATGAAATACTAAATGCAAGTGAGACACACAGACTGAATCCTGTGCATACTTGAAAGAAGGGAGGACTGATTTCTCAGTCAACCTGCCTGGGATCGGGTACCAGTGACTGCTACCACTTTTGGCCCATATGGCCAATGTAGAAATGGGGCAGGGGGAACTCTCCTATGAGGTTAGAGCAACTCCTGAAGTTCTCAACTTCAATATTAATTACCATATGGGGGTGCACGTCTCATTGTTTTTAACAATCCAGGTTACCAATTACTGGAGCATCAGGGAGAACGGCATTGTTGTTCGCAGTGAACAATGGCCCAGGCGTAGTTCAAAACCTGCCCGGATTACAAAGGCTGCCACATTCCACAAAACACTCTGAATGGCACTGTCTGCACACTGGGGAGAGAATCATTTCTCCctggcaacccaaacccactgTTGTTCGACTGTCGTAGGTAGCCACATTAGTAAACAACATAATCAAAAAAACAAATGCCACGCGcactcctttttaaaattaagtcaTAACACAATAGGCACGAGAACTCATCAGGCGAATGTTAGGACAAAAGTGGattgtggaaagaggaaaaaaagacctCCCGGGTCGTGATCTTACAGCCCCTTTGTCTGCATCTTGGGTGAACGCTTAGCTAGCTTCAGTGGTGAGGTGCGGCTGCTATCAAGAAGCACTCTGGGAGGAAGGAGCAACACATTGAAGCCATTCAACAAAATATAAAACCAGAATATTATTGCATATCAGCTCTCAGAGTGCTACAGCAAACCCCCAGAGCAGGGGACGTGCTGCTGCCAGGCTGTCTGGTGGATACAGGGTGGCCAGAAGTCTCTGTAGCTATTTCCCCCCTAAATTTTGAGTGAGCCCTGAATATAGAAGCCAGAGGCCTCCAAGAGCAGGGctaggcgaagaagaagaagaagaagaagaagaagaagaagaagaagaagaagaagacgacgacgacgacgacgacgacgacgacgacggaggaggaggaggaggaggagtttggatttataccccacctttctctcctgtaggagactcaaaggggcttacaatctcctttcccttccctccctcccacaacaaacaccctgtgaggtgggtggggctgagagggctccgaagaacagtgactagtccaaggtcacccagctggcatgtgttggagtgcaatgcacaagctaatctggctccccagataagcctccccagctcaagtggcacagcggggaaccaaacccggctctccagactagagtgcacctgctgttaa encodes:
- the PIGC gene encoding phosphatidylinositol N-acetylglucosaminyltransferase subunit C, yielding MPSLQLDRNPRQHWQKVLYKKQSFPDNYVDQSFLEKLRKNIHARKYQYKAVVFESGVMIQQLCSVCVFVVIWWYMDVGLLAPQWLFGAGLASSLVGYVVFDAIDSGAGRSESGRTRWADLKSSIVFVAFTYGFSPVLKTLTESISTDTIYAMSAFMLLGHLIFFDYGANAAIVSSTLSLNMAIFASVCLASRLPRSLHAFVMVTFAIQIFALWPMLQKKLKAQTPHCYVVLTLLFATFALLGLLTISSVGAVLFALLLVSISCLCPYCLIRLQLFKNNIHGPWDEAEIKEDLSRFLM